A genomic segment from Bacteroidales bacterium encodes:
- the accC gene encoding acetyl-CoA carboxylase biotin carboxylase subunit, with amino-acid sequence MIKKVLIANRGEIAVRIIRSCRELGIKSVALYSDADRTAMHVRYADEAYHIGPSPSKESYLNGDKIIEVAKQCEADAIHPGYGFLSENAEFAKKCKTAGIIFIGPTWESIVTMGDKISARLKMIEAGVPVVPGTQQKVGDIESVNKVVSEIGLPVIIKASAGGGGKGMRLVRKKEDLASAIRMAQSEALSSFGNDTVYIEKYLDSPHHIEFQILADKQGTTVHLFERECSVQRRHQKMIEETPSPFITKELRDQMGKAAIKAARAVNYEGAGTIEFLVDANRNFYFLEMNTRLQVEHPITERTTGIDLVKEQIYIASGKPISFNQDELVQFGHAIECRISAEDPFNNFMPCPGIIRHISEPNGLGVRTDGYVYEGYEIPMHYDPMITKIITWGRTRPEAIERMKRALFEYKITGVKTSIKFLEKIMDNKDFNDGNYDTHFIEKHMDELLDIHSDPHPTTTDMALIGAYIDYTTKLEKIGMNDFVITAKKNEKWKEYGLMKSLQRI; translated from the coding sequence ATGATAAAAAAAGTACTAATTGCAAATAGGGGCGAAATAGCCGTTCGTATTATTCGTTCTTGTCGTGAATTGGGTATTAAGTCAGTAGCCTTATATTCAGATGCCGATAGAACAGCTATGCATGTACGGTATGCTGATGAAGCTTACCATATTGGACCTTCTCCATCAAAGGAGAGTTATCTGAATGGCGATAAAATAATTGAAGTAGCCAAACAGTGCGAGGCTGATGCTATTCATCCAGGGTACGGTTTTTTATCAGAAAATGCTGAGTTTGCCAAGAAATGTAAAACAGCAGGTATAATCTTTATTGGCCCAACTTGGGAGTCGATAGTAACTATGGGAGATAAAATATCTGCACGATTAAAAATGATTGAAGCAGGTGTTCCTGTTGTACCGGGGACTCAGCAAAAAGTTGGAGATATTGAAAGTGTAAATAAAGTTGTTAGCGAGATAGGGCTGCCTGTAATTATTAAAGCATCAGCAGGTGGTGGTGGTAAAGGGATGAGGTTAGTACGTAAAAAAGAGGATTTAGCATCTGCCATTCGGATGGCTCAATCGGAGGCTCTATCATCATTTGGAAATGATACTGTTTACATAGAGAAATATTTGGATTCTCCTCATCATATTGAATTTCAAATTCTTGCCGACAAGCAAGGAACAACTGTACACCTTTTTGAGCGTGAATGCTCAGTTCAGCGTCGTCATCAAAAGATGATTGAAGAAACCCCATCACCATTCATTACCAAAGAGCTCAGGGATCAAATGGGAAAAGCAGCAATTAAGGCAGCAAGAGCAGTAAACTATGAGGGTGCTGGAACCATTGAATTCCTTGTTGATGCAAATCGCAATTTTTATTTTTTAGAGATGAATACTCGGCTACAGGTTGAGCACCCTATCACTGAGCGTACAACAGGCATCGATTTAGTTAAAGAGCAAATCTATATAGCATCAGGAAAACCTATTTCCTTCAATCAGGATGAACTTGTTCAATTTGGCCATGCAATAGAATGCCGTATTTCTGCTGAGGATCCTTTTAATAATTTCATGCCCTGTCCTGGTATTATCAGGCATATTAGCGAGCCAAATGGTTTAGGGGTAAGGACTGATGGTTATGTTTACGAGGGTTATGAAATCCCTATGCATTATGACCCAATGATCACAAAGATTATTACTTGGGGCAGAACAAGACCAGAGGCAATAGAACGAATGAAACGAGCACTTTTTGAGTATAAGATTACAGGAGTTAAAACATCTATTAAATTCCTCGAAAAGATAATGGATAATAAAGATTTTAATGATGGTAACTATGATACTCATTTTATAGAAAAGCACATGGATGAATTACTTGATATTCATTCAGATCCACACCCAACCACCACTGATATGGCTCTAA